One genomic segment of Clostridium saccharoperbutylacetonicum N1-4(HMT) includes these proteins:
- a CDS encoding tyrosine-type recombinase/integrase, whose protein sequence is MTHNNKIVSDNINNYINTLKIERNLSEKSIKAYVSDLSSFSDWLKDNNAEEIDINTINQYITWLQNYKKLKDTSIKRKYVTLKSFFKYLLRKNLITSYPFEHMRISFKTTKKLPKTLSSQDIIKLLKSPIEDLNNIKTEFRKIICIRNLAIIELLYCVGIRIGELVNINLNDLNFNDQTLLINGKGRKERLLYISSSDVIDTLKTWINSRDSLAPKGDALFINKYGDRLSIYSIEDIYSKYIKLANIETKSTPHYLRHTFATQLLNNGADIRAVQEILGHSSITTTQIYTEVSTERKKQVLLQYNGRNLLKI, encoded by the coding sequence ATGACACACAATAATAAAATTGTATCAGACAATATTAATAATTACATCAACACTCTTAAAATCGAAAGGAATCTTTCTGAAAAAAGCATTAAAGCATATGTATCTGATTTATCAAGTTTTTCTGATTGGCTAAAAGACAATAATGCAGAAGAAATTGATATTAATACTATAAATCAATATATCACTTGGTTACAAAATTACAAAAAGCTAAAGGACACCTCAATAAAACGTAAATACGTTACCTTAAAATCATTTTTTAAATACTTATTAAGAAAAAACTTAATTACTTCTTATCCTTTTGAACACATGCGAATATCATTTAAAACAACAAAAAAGCTTCCTAAAACCTTATCTTCACAAGATATAATAAAACTTTTGAAATCTCCCATAGAAGATCTTAATAATATTAAGACTGAATTTAGAAAAATTATTTGTATTCGAAATTTAGCAATTATTGAATTACTTTATTGTGTTGGAATAAGAATAGGTGAATTAGTCAATATCAACTTAAATGATCTTAACTTTAATGATCAGACATTACTTATTAATGGTAAGGGACGAAAAGAAAGATTACTATACATATCCAGCTCCGATGTTATAGACACACTTAAAACATGGATAAATTCTAGAGATAGTTTAGCTCCTAAAGGTGATGCTCTTTTTATAAATAAATATGGAGATAGATTATCTATCTATTCAATTGAAGATATATACAGCAAATACATAAAATTAGCCAATATTGAAACAAAATCAACTCCACACTATTTAAGACATACTTTTGCAACACAGCTTTTAAACAATGGAGCTGATATAAGAGCTGTTCAAGAAATACTTGGTCATTCAAGCATCACAACAACACAAATTTATACAGAAGTTTCAACAGAAAGAAAAAAACAAGTTCTTCTTCAATATAATGGTAGAAATCTTTTAAAAATTTAG
- a CDS encoding pirin family protein codes for MKNNILKINKLSSQWGTSDPFLFLAHHKDAYPKGNNEMGPNASLKGRNIGSDFQGIDGWNMYHGDVIPGFPQHPHRGFETVTIVLDGYVDHADSAGATGRYGAGDVQWLTAGKGCNHTEMFPLVNTEKDNPLELFQIWMNLPKKDKFVEPHYKMLWAEDIPVIQAQDDSGRTSTIRLIFGFYNGIKSLDSSPNSWAGEENNHVRICLIRMEPEASIELPKVSSTLNRTVYFYEGERINIEGTSIENYHSIKLAGDEIIEIKNGSKESCLLLLEGEPIGEPVVSYGPFVMNSDKEIRDAFADYRSTGFGGWPWERDDFVHPREKGRFAQYPDGKIEYR; via the coding sequence ATGAAAAATAACATATTGAAAATAAATAAATTAAGTTCTCAATGGGGGACAAGTGATCCTTTTCTATTTCTGGCACACCATAAGGATGCTTATCCAAAGGGAAATAATGAAATGGGACCAAATGCTTCCCTAAAAGGCAGAAATATTGGAAGTGACTTTCAGGGAATAGATGGTTGGAATATGTATCATGGAGACGTTATTCCAGGGTTTCCACAGCATCCACATAGAGGTTTTGAAACAGTTACTATAGTGTTGGATGGGTATGTTGATCATGCAGATTCGGCAGGTGCTACAGGCAGATATGGAGCTGGTGATGTACAGTGGCTTACTGCAGGGAAAGGTTGCAATCATACAGAAATGTTTCCTTTAGTTAATACAGAAAAAGATAATCCGTTGGAATTGTTTCAAATTTGGATGAATCTACCTAAAAAAGATAAATTCGTAGAACCACATTATAAAATGCTTTGGGCAGAAGACATTCCAGTAATACAAGCTCAAGATGATAGCGGCAGAACAAGTACAATAAGACTGATTTTTGGTTTTTATAATGGTATTAAGAGCTTAGATTCCTCACCTAATTCATGGGCAGGTGAAGAGAATAATCATGTAAGAATCTGCCTTATTCGTATGGAACCTGAGGCTAGTATAGAACTTCCTAAAGTATCTTCGACTTTGAATAGAACTGTTTACTTCTATGAAGGAGAGAGAATAAATATTGAAGGAACAAGCATTGAGAATTATCATAGTATAAAACTTGCAGGAGATGAAATTATAGAAATAAAAAATGGTTCAAAGGAAAGCTGCCTGCTACTTTTAGAGGGGGAACCAATTGGCGAACCTGTTGTAAGTTATGGACCTTTTGTAATGAACTCTGATAAAGAAATTAGGGATGCTTTTGCTGATTATAGAAGTACTGGCTTTGGAGGATGGCCATGGGAACGTGATGATTTTGTTCATCCAAGAGAAAAAGGAAGATTTGCGCAATATCCTGATGGTAAAATAGAGTACAGATAA
- a CDS encoding Rpn family recombination-promoting nuclease/putative transposase, with translation MNKTLKELNLEDDFLFAKVMSDKEICKELLEKILEVEIEKVEMIQEQKAIDLLLESKGIRLDVYVKDENNTIYNVEMQRGKHKNLAKRLRYYQGSIDLDLISKGEDYRKLTKSYIIFICTFDLFSKGRHKYAFRNICLEDNSIELNDEAEKIILNTKGFMKDLSEELLEFLAYVEDSRDEVVKNFNGNLVKSIHERVKEVKNDVSMEVEFMHLLKECEAQFGTYKILEKDKVKIEEGIEQGEKKKALEMLKDNEPIEKIIKYSKFSKEEILKIKI, from the coding sequence ATGAATAAAACTTTAAAAGAATTAAACCTTGAAGATGATTTTCTATTTGCAAAGGTTATGAGCGATAAAGAAATATGCAAAGAGTTATTAGAAAAGATTTTAGAAGTTGAAATAGAAAAAGTAGAAATGATCCAAGAACAAAAGGCTATAGATTTATTGTTAGAGAGTAAAGGTATTAGACTTGATGTATATGTAAAAGATGAAAATAATACAATTTATAATGTTGAAATGCAAAGAGGGAAACATAAGAATTTAGCGAAAAGGCTAAGATATTATCAAGGAAGCATAGATTTAGATTTAATAAGTAAAGGTGAAGATTATAGAAAGCTAACTAAAAGCTATATTATCTTTATTTGTACATTTGATTTATTTTCTAAAGGCCGACATAAGTATGCTTTTAGAAATATATGTCTAGAAGATAATAGTATAGAGTTAAATGATGAAGCTGAGAAAATAATATTAAATACAAAGGGGTTTATGAAAGATTTAAGTGAGGAATTACTGGAATTTCTTGCTTATGTTGAAGATTCAAGAGATGAGGTTGTAAAGAATTTTAACGGAAATTTAGTTAAAAGTATACATGAAAGAGTGAAGGAAGTTAAAAATGATGTTTCAATGGAGGTTGAGTTTATGCACCTATTAAAAGAGTGCGAAGCACAATTCGGAACTTACAAAATATTGGAAAAAGATAAAGTGAAAATTGAAGAAGGAATTGAACAAGGTGAAAAAAAGAAGGCATTAGAGATGCTAAAAGATAATGAACCAATAGAAAAAATAATTAAATATTCAAAGTTTAGTAAGGAGGAAATATTAAAAATTAAGATTTGA
- a CDS encoding galactose ABC transporter substrate-binding protein produces MNILRKIIILFLVSLTVFTLGSTIKVKPTSSLNNNNRAVINIAVIFFETEDPYTMKVIESFKEIESVKENNVKFTFLNPQNNIAINNEMLDNALRSNYDLYILYLPDRTEGSVNNVIDRVRQRGKALILMNIPTEIALKSSKIYDKVAFVTPDSKKAGIAQGNIIVDLWKKNKEALDKNNNGVLEYILLEGPINDPQVVDRSKYAISTINDAGIKTQELAKGNEDWNKELAKTSINNLFLRYGGNIEAIISNNDAMAIGAIEALQNYGYNKGDKLKNIAVVGIDGLQEAKDLIDKGLMTGTVIQDPKVQSKLLYTVGVNLVNKLNPIGNTDYQIVDGQIIIPFPYDTYVGKEVSNNK; encoded by the coding sequence ATGAATATATTGAGAAAAATAATCATATTATTTTTGGTTTCGTTAACTGTGTTTACTTTAGGAAGTACAATTAAAGTTAAACCAACTTCTAGCTTAAATAATAATAACCGTGCAGTAATTAATATTGCAGTAATATTCTTCGAAACTGAAGATCCGTACACTATGAAAGTTATAGAAAGTTTTAAGGAGATAGAGAGTGTAAAGGAGAATAATGTTAAATTTACTTTTCTAAATCCTCAGAATAATATAGCTATAAATAATGAAATGTTAGATAATGCATTGAGAAGCAACTATGATTTATATATACTATATTTACCAGATAGAACGGAAGGTTCTGTAAACAATGTTATTGATAGAGTTAGACAGAGAGGTAAAGCATTAATACTAATGAATATTCCAACAGAAATAGCATTGAAATCTTCTAAAATCTATGATAAAGTTGCATTTGTAACACCAGATTCTAAGAAGGCAGGGATTGCTCAAGGAAATATTATTGTTGATTTATGGAAGAAGAATAAAGAAGCTTTAGACAAGAATAACAATGGCGTACTAGAATATATCTTACTGGAAGGACCTATTAATGATCCTCAAGTAGTTGATAGATCTAAATATGCTATTTCAACAATTAATGATGCAGGAATAAAGACCCAAGAGCTTGCTAAAGGAAATGAAGATTGGAATAAAGAGCTGGCTAAAACTTCTATTAATAACTTATTTCTAAGATATGGTGGAAATATAGAGGCAATAATTTCAAATAATGATGCCATGGCCATAGGTGCCATTGAAGCCTTACAAAATTATGGATATAACAAAGGCGATAAGCTTAAAAATATAGCAGTTGTAGGAATTGATGGATTACAGGAAGCAAAAGATTTAATTGACAAGGGTCTCATGACAGGCACTGTTATTCAAGATCCAAAGGTTCAAAGTAAATTGCTATATACTGTTGGAGTTAATCTTGTAAATAAATTAAATCCTATAGGAAATACAGATTATCAAATTGTTGATGGACAGATTATAATTCCATTTCCTTATGATACATATGTTGGTAAGGAAGTGAGTAATAACAAATAG
- a CDS encoding SWIM zinc finger family protein, which translates to MNINNFKEYIDKTILKRGYDYYTDGNILNSCNVEDNTYTFEVQGSEYYQVVVQLDDNGEIIHSECDCPYDFGPICKHEVAAYFELAEHMSKSVNKNDKNANNVINNEKLIKKKAKEPEIKEVLSNLSKEKLIDIILEITQNNRILKNSLVVRYSKGNSEQELHKCKKLIDSIVRKHLGREDFISYREAGDFVSDMEVLLEKIKETEDIILAFDIAFLVIDEGIEAFQYADDSDGDIGYLVSETINLIGEVIGYNEDIDVNIKEELFEKLLSKSESKVFDEWTDYRIDMLELCAEVAATEVIRNKLKTKLNYLIDNNSNNEYMKYSDESMHHILFNMVNKYGTEEEAEQFIKDNLKFSSFRELFINKYLNEKDYEKVIELALEGEKQDARFAGLILKWKQMRYKAYKELDLKDDQRNLAKELLFEGKFEYYKELKELAEDKISFYNNLKQELKVKEDWHSKSMFLQIILEEKDLNEIMDYVRDNPTSIDRYADILIDKFKDEVIEIYKKYIKFEASRASNRSHYKSVCAIIRKYKKIAGKQSQIPIVNELIALYRKKPAFLDELSRIK; encoded by the coding sequence ATGAATATTAATAATTTTAAGGAATATATAGATAAAACAATTTTAAAAAGAGGTTATGACTATTATACTGATGGAAATATACTTAATTCTTGTAATGTAGAAGATAATACCTATACCTTTGAAGTACAGGGAAGTGAATATTACCAGGTTGTAGTTCAGCTTGATGATAATGGAGAAATAATTCATTCTGAATGTGATTGTCCTTATGATTTTGGACCAATATGTAAGCATGAAGTTGCAGCTTATTTTGAATTGGCTGAACATATGAGCAAGAGTGTAAATAAAAATGATAAAAATGCAAATAATGTTATAAATAATGAAAAATTAATAAAGAAAAAGGCCAAGGAGCCAGAAATAAAGGAAGTCTTGAGTAATCTTTCAAAAGAAAAATTAATAGATATAATATTGGAAATAACTCAAAATAACAGAATTTTAAAAAATAGTCTTGTTGTTAGGTATTCAAAAGGTAATAGTGAACAGGAACTTCATAAATGTAAAAAGTTAATAGATTCTATTGTGAGAAAGCATTTAGGAAGAGAAGACTTTATCTCATATAGAGAAGCAGGAGACTTTGTAAGTGATATGGAGGTACTATTAGAAAAGATAAAAGAGACAGAGGATATAATATTAGCGTTTGATATTGCATTTCTAGTAATAGATGAAGGAATAGAGGCTTTTCAATATGCTGATGATTCCGATGGTGATATTGGATACTTAGTATCAGAAACTATTAATTTAATAGGTGAGGTAATAGGTTACAATGAAGATATAGATGTTAATATAAAGGAAGAGTTATTTGAGAAACTGTTGAGTAAAAGTGAAAGTAAAGTTTTTGATGAGTGGACTGATTATAGAATTGATATGTTAGAATTATGTGCTGAGGTTGCTGCTACAGAAGTTATTAGAAATAAATTAAAAACAAAATTAAATTATTTAATTGATAACAATTCTAATAATGAGTATATGAAATACAGTGATGAAAGTATGCATCATATATTATTTAATATGGTAAATAAGTATGGTACTGAGGAAGAAGCAGAGCAATTTATAAAAGATAACCTAAAGTTTTCGTCTTTTAGAGAATTATTTATAAACAAGTATCTTAATGAGAAGGATTATGAGAAAGTTATAGAATTAGCTCTAGAAGGAGAAAAGCAAGATGCTAGATTTGCTGGCTTAATTTTAAAATGGAAACAAATGAGATATAAGGCTTATAAAGAATTAGATTTAAAAGATGATCAAAGAAATTTAGCTAAGGAACTTTTATTTGAAGGTAAATTTGAATATTACAAAGAGCTAAAAGAATTGGCAGAGGATAAAATAAGTTTTTATAATAATTTAAAACAAGAACTTAAAGTAAAGGAAGACTGGCATTCAAAAAGTATGTTTCTTCAAATAATCTTGGAGGAAAAGGATTTAAATGAAATAATGGACTATGTAAGAGATAACCCGACAAGTATAGATCGTTATGCAGATATTTTAATAGATAAATTCAAAGATGAAGTTATAGAAATTTATAAAAAATATATAAAGTTTGAAGCAAGTCGTGCATCTAATAGAAGTCATTATAAAAGTGTATGTGCAATAATTAGAAAATATAAAAAGATTGCAGGAAAGCAAAGCCAAATTCCAATAGTAAATGAATTAATAGCTTTATATAGAAAGAAACCAGCATTTTTAGACGAACTTAGTAGAATTAAATAA
- the rpsU gene encoding 30S ribosomal protein S21 — protein sequence MSEIKVGENESLEQALRRFKRKCSASGILSEAKKRQHYEKPSVKRKKKSEEARKRKFK from the coding sequence ATGTCAGAAATTAAAGTTGGAGAGAATGAATCTCTTGAGCAAGCATTAAGAAGATTTAAAAGAAAATGTTCAGCATCTGGAATTCTTTCAGAAGCAAAAAAGAGACAACACTATGAAAAGCCAAGTGTAAAAAGAAAGAAAAAGTCTGAAGAAGCTAGAAAAAGAAAATTTAAGTAG
- a CDS encoding YkgJ family cysteine cluster protein — MMKLLYDVEGKVNYDKINKNTTVKDVLDAVDIFLNNNPLNCNECEESCCKRSWSVEMDNICVNRLSSWNDEAVLDFIQEKLVKKKNYYRDFDQYVLNKKMDCNFITETNLCTIYEDRPIICRLYICISRSYRYNLIRELIGSTYLKALIHEEKIRNNNFTNETINKYKRNPAVLAKDYNILLEKVFDYSEDEGWLDIDEREELYKERILE, encoded by the coding sequence ATGATGAAATTACTATATGATGTCGAAGGTAAAGTGAATTATGACAAAATTAATAAAAATACAACGGTTAAAGATGTGTTAGATGCAGTTGATATATTTTTAAATAATAATCCTCTTAATTGTAATGAATGTGAGGAGAGTTGCTGCAAAAGATCTTGGTCAGTAGAAATGGATAATATCTGTGTAAATAGATTGAGCAGTTGGAACGATGAGGCAGTTTTAGATTTTATACAGGAAAAGTTGGTTAAAAAGAAAAATTATTATAGAGATTTTGATCAGTATGTATTAAATAAGAAAATGGACTGTAATTTTATAACAGAAACAAATCTATGCACTATTTATGAGGATAGGCCAATAATATGCAGACTTTATATCTGCATTTCAAGAAGTTATAGATATAACTTGATTAGAGAGCTCATAGGAAGCACATATTTAAAAGCACTGATACATGAAGAAAAAATTAGAAACAATAATTTCACAAATGAAACTATTAATAAGTATAAACGAAATCCAGCAGTTTTGGCTAAAGACTACAATATACTTCTGGAAAAAGTATTTGATTATTCAGAAGATGAAGGTTGGCTTGATATTGATGAAAGAGAAGAACTGTACAAAGAAAGGATCCTAGAATAA